In a genomic window of Sutcliffiella sp. FSL R7-0096:
- a CDS encoding NCS1 family transporter, with protein sequence MKKNESYLKSPDLLPIAHSARKIGTLGFAVMWVGMAVVLAAFAIGGAGVQSLSLGWVIVATIIGSIAIGLFMTITGDIGIEHGLSFPVYMRAPFGTVGTHIPSIIRGLAASFWFGINTFFGATAMNAILFTLTGFDNWFVCFLIFAAVQLLNTALGIKAVERFADLAAPIIIIISAWMYTTLSDRALEQGREVWSWIESPVTGGAAVTAFLIVIFSNMGFWATLAADIPSISRFIKAPKYERNWLKRNKSSIVGSVIALPITQTFMVAIGGVSYIAVSNYDPVVALQEAATGIVLGVLLLMIIFAQWSTNASANLIPAATIFSNVGGPKVPFWAGVVIAGIVGSVVQPWNLFDILIPVLLIVGGILSAIVGILFADYYLLRKRRVNVHDLYENNGQFKYTNGFNLAGFIAWFVGGASAYYLANYSFIVGFVVGGGLYYVLAKYWYFKKYQQAEIEDPDDEKYLGITVGRDWVILDDADAYEEPRELSS encoded by the coding sequence ATGAAAAAGAATGAAAGCTACTTAAAATCACCAGACCTTCTACCGATTGCTCATTCTGCCAGAAAAATTGGTACATTAGGATTTGCGGTCATGTGGGTCGGAATGGCAGTGGTCCTTGCAGCATTTGCTATCGGAGGAGCAGGTGTACAAAGCTTATCGCTCGGTTGGGTAATCGTAGCGACCATTATAGGAAGTATCGCAATTGGATTATTCATGACAATCACAGGAGACATTGGCATTGAGCATGGACTCTCCTTCCCAGTCTATATGAGGGCTCCATTTGGGACGGTGGGTACCCATATACCTTCCATTATCCGGGGCTTGGCAGCATCGTTTTGGTTTGGGATCAATACATTTTTCGGCGCGACTGCAATGAACGCCATTCTTTTTACATTGACCGGTTTTGACAACTGGTTTGTCTGCTTCCTGATTTTTGCTGCGGTCCAGCTATTGAATACTGCACTGGGGATCAAAGCAGTGGAACGATTCGCAGATCTTGCTGCACCAATCATCATCATCATTTCTGCATGGATGTACACTACTCTATCAGATAGAGCGTTAGAACAGGGGCGAGAGGTTTGGTCCTGGATTGAGAGTCCGGTGACTGGGGGAGCGGCGGTTACTGCCTTCCTTATCGTTATTTTCAGTAACATGGGTTTCTGGGCAACGTTAGCTGCCGACATTCCATCCATATCCCGGTTTATCAAAGCACCAAAGTATGAAAGGAATTGGCTGAAACGGAACAAGTCCAGCATAGTTGGAAGTGTGATTGCCCTTCCGATCACACAAACATTTATGGTGGCTATCGGAGGCGTATCGTATATCGCCGTTTCCAATTACGACCCTGTCGTCGCTTTGCAGGAGGCTGCAACAGGAATTGTTCTAGGAGTGCTGTTGTTGATGATTATTTTTGCCCAATGGTCCACCAATGCTTCGGCGAACCTTATTCCGGCAGCTACCATTTTCTCGAATGTTGGAGGTCCGAAAGTTCCATTTTGGGCGGGGGTTGTGATCGCAGGAATCGTGGGATCTGTCGTACAACCATGGAACCTGTTTGACATTTTGATTCCTGTTCTATTGATTGTAGGAGGCATTTTATCTGCAATCGTAGGAATCTTGTTTGCAGATTATTATTTATTAAGAAAAAGGAGAGTCAATGTCCACGATCTATATGAAAACAACGGTCAGTTTAAATATACAAATGGGTTTAATCTTGCAGGGTTCATCGCCTGGTTTGTAGGAGGAGCATCAGCTTATTATTTGGCGAACTACTCTTTCATTGTGGGATTTGTAGTAGGTGGAGGTTTATATTATGTCCTCGCAAAATATTGGTATTTCAAAAAATATCAGCAGGCTGAGATTGAAGACCCGGATGATGAGAAATATTTAGGAATCACAGTGGGAAGGGATTGGGTCATCCTTGATGATGCGGATGCCTATGAAGAACCACGGGAGCTTTCGAGCTGA
- the hydA gene encoding dihydropyrimidinase, translated as MTAKKLIKNGIIVTASDQYEADILIDGETISSIGLNLSSADAEVIDARGCYIFPGAIDPHTHLDMPFGGTVTKDDFESGTMAAAFGGTTTVIDFCLTDKGKPLQDAIQTWHDKSKDKAVIDYSFHLMIGEMNENVLNELPKVIDKEGITSFKVFMAYKDVFQADDATLFHTLKAAKDLGALVMVHAENGDVIDYLTKEALKNGNTDPIYHALTRPPEVEGEATGRAAQLTSLADSQLYVVHVSCAEAVEKIAEARNKGVEIWGETCPQYLALDQSYLEKPNFEGAKYVWSPPLREKWHQDVLWNALKSGQLQTLGSDQCSFDFNGQKSLGKGDFTKIPNGGPMIEDRVSILFSEGVKKGRISINQFVDIVSTRVAKLFGMFPKKGTISVGADADIVIFDPNQERTISASTHHMAVDYNAFEGMKITGEPVSVMVRGQFVVRDKQYVGKAGSGQYIKRNKYGETSLLKQNETLSI; from the coding sequence TTCCTCCATCGGACTCAACCTTTCATCCGCAGACGCAGAAGTAATTGATGCAAGGGGTTGCTATATATTCCCTGGAGCAATCGATCCGCATACCCATCTGGATATGCCGTTTGGAGGGACAGTTACAAAGGACGATTTCGAAAGCGGAACGATGGCCGCAGCTTTTGGTGGCACGACAACCGTGATTGATTTCTGCCTGACAGATAAGGGCAAGCCACTACAAGATGCCATTCAGACATGGCATGACAAATCAAAAGACAAAGCGGTCATCGATTATAGCTTTCACTTAATGATAGGAGAAATGAATGAGAACGTCTTGAACGAACTTCCTAAAGTCATAGATAAGGAAGGTATCACCTCCTTCAAAGTGTTCATGGCCTATAAAGATGTATTCCAGGCGGATGATGCAACGTTGTTCCATACCTTAAAGGCAGCTAAGGATCTCGGTGCCCTTGTCATGGTTCATGCAGAAAACGGCGATGTCATCGATTATTTAACGAAGGAAGCATTAAAGAATGGAAATACGGATCCTATCTACCATGCCTTAACTAGACCTCCTGAGGTGGAGGGCGAAGCAACTGGCAGGGCTGCACAGCTTACTTCCCTAGCGGATTCCCAGCTTTATGTGGTCCACGTATCCTGTGCGGAAGCAGTAGAAAAGATTGCGGAGGCAAGGAACAAAGGGGTGGAGATCTGGGGGGAGACATGTCCTCAATATTTGGCACTGGATCAGAGTTATTTGGAAAAGCCGAATTTTGAAGGTGCGAAATATGTCTGGTCACCACCGTTGCGTGAAAAATGGCACCAGGATGTTTTATGGAATGCGCTCAAAAGCGGTCAGCTTCAAACTCTCGGCTCGGATCAATGCTCCTTTGACTTTAACGGGCAAAAGAGTCTCGGAAAGGGTGACTTTACAAAAATACCGAATGGCGGACCCATGATTGAAGACCGAGTAAGCATCCTGTTCTCTGAGGGTGTGAAGAAGGGACGTATATCTATCAACCAGTTCGTGGATATTGTATCCACACGGGTAGCGAAACTATTTGGTATGTTCCCGAAAAAAGGGACCATATCCGTTGGTGCGGATGCAGACATCGTCATTTTTGATCCAAACCAAGAACGGACCATATCAGCTTCGACCCATCATATGGCCGTTGATTACAATGCCTTTGAAGGGATGAAAATTACTGGGGAACCAGTTTCTGTTATGGTACGGGGTCAGTTCGTTGTCCGTGATAAGCAATATGTCGGAAAAGCAGGAAGCGGCCAGTACATTAAACGGAACAAATATGGGGAAACATCTCTCTTAAAACAGAACGAGACACTATCCATTTAA
- a CDS encoding PucR family transcriptional regulator ligand-binding domain-containing protein gives MKTMLSLQEIMKRKQFERSEVIAGGQGMHRQVKWVHVVEITNIEKLLNGQELILSTGVSFGGDIEKFCSFVQQLINCQAAGLCIEKGPYIPAIPQEIIDLANAHQFPLIFFHQEVSFVDITQDIHSVLINQQYQMISQLESYSQTLNKKLLTITHELDILTYLQEHLETQIIYENGNQERFFIPDVPIHERKKILCSLKSDPFKERYLKESVQVLDKHHGVIHILSQDRTMSEFDHLLLDRTVTALAQHILRGLYVEEKRRLEESEWLRSWLEGGQSKESIRGFLGRNEAIFHKGGVVLLCKKKNQQAPSLDKTYLTLLFRSIFEQQGFSVFFTEMKNTLTVILINRREERGWKERLSEGAAVILSKQKDNNGTSSLRLAVGKYVHPLDQLSRSYQSSWEALQIQEQLLKEEYFSFFEDLHIYRLISFMQKHHDLRDFVMEYLEPVIVYDQKHNGKLLETLKTYLACNGSKKETASKLYIVRQTLYHRIQKLESLLGADFMNSEKRLVIEFMVMVYEYLNTTNAYLDGDGKSYTL, from the coding sequence ATGAAAACCATGCTGTCCTTACAGGAAATCATGAAGCGAAAACAGTTTGAGAGATCCGAAGTAATTGCAGGAGGACAAGGAATGCATCGCCAAGTGAAATGGGTGCATGTTGTGGAAATCACCAATATAGAAAAACTATTGAATGGACAAGAACTGATTTTATCCACAGGTGTATCTTTTGGAGGGGACATCGAGAAGTTCTGTTCATTTGTCCAACAGTTGATAAACTGTCAGGCCGCCGGATTATGTATTGAGAAAGGTCCCTACATCCCCGCCATCCCTCAGGAAATTATTGATTTAGCCAATGCACATCAATTCCCTCTTATTTTCTTTCATCAGGAAGTGTCATTTGTAGATATTACACAAGATATTCATTCTGTCTTAATCAACCAGCAATATCAGATGATCTCTCAATTGGAAAGCTACTCTCAAACCTTGAACAAAAAACTATTGACCATTACACATGAACTTGACATCCTCACCTATCTTCAAGAACATTTGGAAACACAAATCATTTACGAAAATGGTAACCAAGAAAGGTTCTTTATCCCAGACGTCCCTATCCATGAACGGAAGAAAATTCTTTGCTCCCTGAAATCGGACCCTTTTAAGGAAAGATATTTGAAGGAGTCTGTACAGGTGTTGGATAAGCACCATGGTGTCATTCACATCCTTTCACAGGACCGCACGATGAGTGAGTTTGATCATCTTCTTTTGGATCGTACGGTTACAGCGCTCGCACAGCATATTTTAAGAGGGTTGTATGTGGAGGAGAAAAGAAGATTGGAAGAAAGCGAGTGGCTCCGCAGTTGGCTCGAAGGTGGTCAGAGCAAGGAATCTATCCGCGGATTTCTTGGACGAAATGAGGCAATCTTTCATAAAGGTGGAGTGGTTCTCTTATGCAAAAAGAAGAACCAGCAGGCGCCTTCCTTGGACAAGACCTATCTTACCTTGTTATTCCGCTCTATTTTTGAACAGCAGGGCTTTTCAGTTTTTTTTACTGAAATGAAAAACACGTTGACGGTAATCCTGATCAACAGAAGGGAAGAGAGAGGCTGGAAAGAGAGGCTTTCTGAGGGTGCTGCAGTTATTCTTAGTAAACAAAAAGATAACAACGGAACTTCTTCGCTGCGTTTAGCTGTAGGAAAGTATGTTCATCCCCTTGATCAGCTATCTAGAAGCTATCAGTCCTCGTGGGAGGCTTTGCAGATACAAGAACAGCTGTTAAAAGAGGAGTATTTCTCCTTTTTCGAAGATCTCCATATTTACCGGCTCATTTCATTTATGCAAAAGCATCATGATCTTCGTGATTTTGTCATGGAATATCTCGAGCCTGTGATTGTTTATGATCAGAAGCATAATGGAAAGCTGCTCGAAACCTTGAAAACCTATCTGGCCTGCAACGGATCAAAAAAAGAGACGGCAAGCAAACTCTATATCGTCAGACAGACCCTCTATCACAGGATACAGAAGCTTGAGAGCTTGCTGGGGGCAGATTTCATGAATTCGGAGAAGAGATTAGTAATTGAATTCATGGTGATGGTATATGAATATCTGAATACAACAAATGCGTATTTGGACGGAGATGGCAAATCGTACACATTATAA